One Loxodonta africana isolate mLoxAfr1 chromosome 8, mLoxAfr1.hap2, whole genome shotgun sequence DNA window includes the following coding sequences:
- the LOC100659196 gene encoding olfactory receptor 2A1/2A42-like — MGGNQTSVTEFILLGFCLGPRMQLLLFRIFSLFYTFTLLGNGTILGLIFLDPRLHTPMYFFLSHLAVVDIAYTCNTVPQMLVNLLSPTTPISFAGCITQTFFFLTFALTECLLLVVMSYDRYVAICHPLRYSAIMSWKLCITLAVTSWSCGSFLAVVHVSLILRLPFCGPHEINHFFCEILSVLKLACADTWLNQVVIFVASIFTLVGPLCLVLVSYTCILFAILKIQSRKGRRKAFSTCSSHLFVVGLFFGSAIVMYMAPKSRHPEEQQKVLFLFYSIFNPMLNPLIYSLRNAEMKSALWRALCKESHFRFR, encoded by the coding sequence ATGGGGGGAAATCAGACGTCAGTCACAGAGTTCATCCTACTAGGATTTTGTCTTGGCCCGAGAATGCAGCTGCTCCTCTTTAGGATCTTCTCCTTGTTCTACACCTTCACCCTTCTGGGGAATGGGACCATCCTGGGGCTCATCTTTCTGGACCCCAGactgcacacccccatgtacttcttcctctcccaCCTGGCCGTTGTCGACATAGCCTACACCTGCAACACGGTACCTCAGATGCTGGTGAACCTCCTGAGTCCCACCACACCCATCTCCTTTGCTGGCTGCATCACACAGACCTTCTTCTTTTTGACTTTCGCTTTGACAGAATGTCTTCTCCTGGTGGTGATGTCCTACGATCGCTACGTGGCCATCTGTCACCCTCTCCGGTACTCTGCCATCATGAGCTGGAAGCTCTGCATCACCCTGGCAGTCACTTCCTGGTCATGTGGTTCCTTCCTGGCTGTGGTCCATGTGAGTCTCATCCTGAGATTGCCCTTCTGTGGACCTCATGAAATAAaccacttcttctgtgaaatTCTGTCTGTCCTCAAGCTGGCATGTGCTGACACCTGGCTCAATCAAGTGGTCATCTTTGTTGCCTCTATTTTCACTTTAGTGGGGCCACTCTGCCTGGTGCTGGTCTCCTACACCTGTATCCTCTTTGCCATCCTGAAGATCCAGTCCAGGAAGGGACGCAgaaaggccttctccacctgttcCTCCCATCTCTTTGTGGTTGGGCTCTTCTTCGGCAGTGCCATTGTCATGTACATGGCCCCCAAATCCCGCCACCCTGAGGAGCAGCAGAAGGTCCTTTTCCTGTTCTATAGCATTTTCAACCCTATGCTAAATCCcctgatctacagcctgaggaatgcAGAGATGAAGAGTGCCTTGTGGAGAGCGCTGTGCAAGGAGAGTCACTTCCGATTCAGGTGA